A single genomic interval of Anolis carolinensis isolate JA03-04 chromosome X, rAnoCar3.1.pri, whole genome shotgun sequence harbors:
- the suds3 gene encoding sin3 histone deacetylase corepressor complex component SDS3 isoform X2, with protein MSVAALVSPALPSPGPPPPPTATVATTTALPAGTGPAAAESYEEEDLDSPLDEEDGERSGRARDSDEDTEDASETDLAKHDEEDYVEMKEQMYQDKLASLKRQLQQLQEGTLQEYQKRLKKLDQQYKERIRNAELFLQLETEQVERNYIKEKKAAVKEFEDKKIELKENLIAELEEKKKMIESEKLTMELTGDSMEVKPIMTRKLRRRPNDPVPIPDKRRKPAPAQLNYLLTDEQIMEDLRTLNKLKSPKRPEHLPATPAESPAQRFEARIEDGKLYYDKRWYHKSQAIYLESKENTKISCVISSVGANEIWVRKTSDSTKMRIYLGQLQRGAFVIRRRSAA; from the exons ATGAGCGTCGCGGCCTTGGTTTCCCCCGCCTTGCCCTCGCCTGGGCCGCCGCCTCCTCCGACCGCAACCGTTGCTACGACCACGGCGCTTCCCGCCGGGACAGGCCCGGCCGCCGCCGAGAGCTATGAGGAGGAAGACCTGGACAGCCCCCTCGACGAAGAGGATGGCGAACGGAGCGGACGGGCGCGGGACTCCGACGAGG ATACAGAAGATGCGAGTGAAACAGATCTGGCAAAGCACGATGAGGAGGATTATGTCGAAATGAAGGAACA GATGTATCAGGATAAATTGGCATCTCTCAAGAGGCAGCTACAGCAACTACAAGAAG GTACTTTGCAGGAATATCAGAAAAGATTGAAGAAGCTGGACCAGCAGTACAAAGAGAGGATACGCAATGCAG AGCTTTTTCTCCAGTTGGAA ACAGAGCAGGTGGAACGGAACTACATCAAGGAAAAGAAGGCAGCCGTGAAAGAGTTTGAAGATAAAAAAATTGAGCTGAAGGAAAACCTGATTGCCgaattggaagagaagaaaaaaatgatcGAAAGTGAGAAGTTAACCATGGAGCTCACAGGAG ATTCCATGGAAGTGAAGCCTATTATGACAAGGAAATTGAGACGGCGGCCCAACGATCCTGTTCCCATCCCCGACAAAAGGAGAAAGCCTGCCCCTG CTCAGCTGAATTATTTATTAACAGATGAGCAGATAATGGAGGATTTGAGGACCCTTAATAAG CTCAAATCACCTAAAAGACCAG AACACCTGCCGGCAACCCCTGCGGAGTCCCCGGCCCAGCGCTTTGAGGCAAGGATAGAAGATGGCAAACTGTACTATGACAAAAGATG GTATCACAAGAGCCAGGCGATTTATCTGGAGTCCAAGGAGAACACCAAAATCAGCTGTGTCATCAGCTCTGTGGGAGCCAATGAG ATCTGGGTGCGGAAGACCAGCGACAGCACCAAGATGAGGATCTACCTTGGCCAGCTCCAGCGGGGCGCGTTTGTGATCCGCAGGCGATCGGCCGCATGA
- the suds3 gene encoding sin3 histone deacetylase corepressor complex component SDS3 isoform X1, producing MSVAALVSPALPSPGPPPPPTATVATTTALPAGTGPAAAESYEEEDLDSPLDEEDGERSGRARDSDEDTEDASETDLAKHDEEDYVEMKEQMYQDKLASLKRQLQQLQEGTLQEYQKRLKKLDQQYKERIRNAELFLQLETEQVERNYIKEKKAAVKEFEDKKIELKENLIAELEEKKKMIESEKLTMELTGDSMEVKPIMTRKLRRRPNDPVPIPDKRRKPAPAQLNYLLTDEQIMEDLRTLNKLKSPKRPASPSSPEHLPATPAESPAQRFEARIEDGKLYYDKRWYHKSQAIYLESKENTKISCVISSVGANEIWVRKTSDSTKMRIYLGQLQRGAFVIRRRSAA from the exons ATGAGCGTCGCGGCCTTGGTTTCCCCCGCCTTGCCCTCGCCTGGGCCGCCGCCTCCTCCGACCGCAACCGTTGCTACGACCACGGCGCTTCCCGCCGGGACAGGCCCGGCCGCCGCCGAGAGCTATGAGGAGGAAGACCTGGACAGCCCCCTCGACGAAGAGGATGGCGAACGGAGCGGACGGGCGCGGGACTCCGACGAGG ATACAGAAGATGCGAGTGAAACAGATCTGGCAAAGCACGATGAGGAGGATTATGTCGAAATGAAGGAACA GATGTATCAGGATAAATTGGCATCTCTCAAGAGGCAGCTACAGCAACTACAAGAAG GTACTTTGCAGGAATATCAGAAAAGATTGAAGAAGCTGGACCAGCAGTACAAAGAGAGGATACGCAATGCAG AGCTTTTTCTCCAGTTGGAA ACAGAGCAGGTGGAACGGAACTACATCAAGGAAAAGAAGGCAGCCGTGAAAGAGTTTGAAGATAAAAAAATTGAGCTGAAGGAAAACCTGATTGCCgaattggaagagaagaaaaaaatgatcGAAAGTGAGAAGTTAACCATGGAGCTCACAGGAG ATTCCATGGAAGTGAAGCCTATTATGACAAGGAAATTGAGACGGCGGCCCAACGATCCTGTTCCCATCCCCGACAAAAGGAGAAAGCCTGCCCCTG CTCAGCTGAATTATTTATTAACAGATGAGCAGATAATGGAGGATTTGAGGACCCTTAATAAG CTCAAATCACCTAAAAGACCAG CATCTCCTTCGTCACCAGAACACCTGCCGGCAACCCCTGCGGAGTCCCCGGCCCAGCGCTTTGAGGCAAGGATAGAAGATGGCAAACTGTACTATGACAAAAGATG GTATCACAAGAGCCAGGCGATTTATCTGGAGTCCAAGGAGAACACCAAAATCAGCTGTGTCATCAGCTCTGTGGGAGCCAATGAG ATCTGGGTGCGGAAGACCAGCGACAGCACCAAGATGAGGATCTACCTTGGCCAGCTCCAGCGGGGCGCGTTTGTGATCCGCAGGCGATCGGCCGCATGA